In the genome of Candidatus Eremiobacterota bacterium, one region contains:
- a CDS encoding radical SAM protein, with product MYARPRILSLITTHRCTAACDHCCFGCSPKVTKAIPVARLHSLIDEAAAIPSFEMVGFTGGECFLLGKHLDALIARATGHGLRTRVVTNGYWAVTALAARRRIEALRDAGLGEVHLSTGMFHARFVPVERVLQAARASAEAGLFTTVWIEECEGSTFDGAFVRAALDDLVRERRVYVGSQPWIENADGRGEARLEHDPALSRFRDENKSGCPSILEVLSVTPDQTLIACCGFTMESIPELHLGSVAERSLAEVLEGAPNELLKYWLHVEGPERILEFVQRFEPDYRLPAESPSMCQTCLHLHRDPVAQRVLAEHADDIPFEAIMNAFAERIGTRVVRATR from the coding sequence ATGTACGCGCGGCCGCGGATCCTTTCGCTGATCACCACGCACCGCTGCACGGCGGCGTGCGATCACTGCTGCTTCGGCTGCTCGCCCAAGGTGACGAAGGCGATCCCGGTCGCGCGGCTGCACTCGCTGATCGACGAGGCGGCGGCGATCCCGTCGTTCGAAATGGTCGGCTTTACCGGCGGCGAGTGCTTCCTGCTCGGCAAGCACCTCGACGCGCTGATCGCGCGAGCGACGGGGCACGGTCTGCGGACGCGCGTCGTCACGAACGGGTACTGGGCCGTCACCGCGCTTGCAGCCCGGCGCCGCATCGAAGCGCTGCGCGATGCCGGGCTCGGCGAGGTGCATCTCTCGACGGGGATGTTCCACGCCCGCTTCGTCCCGGTGGAGCGCGTGCTGCAGGCAGCGCGCGCCTCCGCCGAGGCGGGGCTGTTCACCACCGTGTGGATCGAAGAATGCGAGGGCTCGACGTTCGACGGCGCGTTCGTCCGTGCGGCGCTCGACGATCTCGTGCGGGAGCGCCGCGTCTACGTCGGCTCGCAGCCGTGGATCGAGAACGCCGACGGGCGCGGCGAGGCGCGGCTCGAGCACGATCCGGCGCTCTCGCGCTTTCGCGACGAGAACAAGTCGGGCTGCCCCTCCATTTTGGAGGTCCTCAGCGTCACGCCGGATCAGACACTGATCGCGTGCTGCGGCTTCACGATGGAGTCGATCCCCGAGCTGCATCTCGGCTCCGTCGCCGAACGCAGCCTCGCCGAGGTGCTCGAGGGCGCGCCGAACGAGCTGCTGAAGTACTGGCTCCACGTCGAGGGGCCCGAGCGTATTCTCGAGTTCGTGCAGCGGTTCGAGCCGGACTACCGGCTGCCGGCGGAGTCGCCGTCGATGTGCCAGACGTGTCTGCACCTGCACCGCGACCCGGTCGCGCAGCGCGTGCTCGCCGAGCACGCAGACGACATCCCGTTCGAGGCCATCATGAACGCGTTCGCGGAGCGCATCGGAACACGCGTCGTGCGCGCGACCCGTTAA
- a CDS encoding Vps62-related protein: MTIALRAATLPQTDPGGEIAQAILAANYAQNGVHFAPFMVKGASSSQFNHIWISDRGDTAVDFYQFNGQSSNGFLPLGDVAIVNRGNFDDQGYLLFAPSTDAPDALAHPTDFTWVLNDHGSGNDNDVTYWRMTPPAGYAAVGLAFSNDDKPDVNNYWCVKLGYLRTVDHVTYWNDSGSHWSHNGDMAIAAYNGPASPDEILLLPQTLMSFEDIGNEPTYVLAAKKAYLDVAPIPAPVPVYDPENEPGSRTDIGVKNVAIVPASAIADPGYSGRGVVSPFYYVANQRFYTCTEVDSTPGGGAKQITYEIGTSQSDSTNFKHSTSLTVGAEVGVELDGFSAGVSTSFTEDFSIETQHTSEGSTSVTDQTTINIPGAQNTQFWQRIAEIRVFRTDTSVVSAVDYGLKTLLFTQSPTSP; this comes from the coding sequence ATGACCATCGCACTTCGCGCGGCAACCTTGCCGCAGACCGACCCCGGCGGGGAGATCGCTCAAGCGATCCTCGCCGCAAACTACGCGCAAAACGGCGTTCATTTCGCACCGTTCATGGTGAAGGGCGCGTCATCGAGCCAGTTCAACCACATCTGGATCAGCGACCGCGGTGACACCGCCGTCGACTTCTACCAGTTCAACGGACAGAGCTCGAACGGCTTTCTCCCGCTCGGCGACGTCGCGATCGTCAACCGCGGCAATTTCGACGATCAAGGGTACTTGCTGTTCGCGCCGAGCACCGATGCGCCGGACGCGCTCGCGCACCCGACGGATTTCACCTGGGTCCTCAACGACCACGGCTCGGGCAACGACAACGACGTGACGTACTGGCGGATGACGCCGCCGGCCGGCTATGCGGCGGTCGGTCTGGCGTTCAGCAACGACGACAAGCCGGACGTCAACAACTACTGGTGCGTGAAGCTGGGGTACCTGCGGACCGTCGACCATGTCACGTACTGGAACGACAGCGGCTCACATTGGTCGCACAACGGTGACATGGCGATCGCGGCGTACAACGGTCCGGCCTCGCCCGACGAGATTCTCCTTCTCCCGCAGACGCTCATGAGCTTCGAAGACATCGGCAACGAGCCGACCTACGTGCTCGCGGCGAAAAAGGCGTACCTGGACGTCGCCCCGATTCCGGCGCCGGTCCCGGTGTACGACCCCGAAAACGAGCCGGGCAGCCGCACGGACATCGGCGTCAAGAACGTGGCGATCGTGCCGGCGTCCGCGATCGCCGATCCGGGCTACTCCGGACGCGGCGTCGTCTCGCCGTTCTACTACGTCGCCAACCAGCGCTTCTACACGTGCACGGAGGTCGATTCGACGCCGGGCGGCGGCGCGAAACAGATCACGTACGAAATCGGGACGTCGCAGTCGGACTCGACCAACTTCAAGCACAGCACGTCTCTGACGGTCGGCGCGGAGGTCGGAGTCGAGCTCGACGGGTTTTCGGCCGGCGTGTCGACCAGCTTCACCGAGGACTTCTCGATCGAGACCCAGCATACGAGCGAGGGGTCGACATCGGTCACCGATCAAACCACGATCAACATCCCGGGTGCGCAGAACACGCAGTTCTGGCAGCGGATCGCCGAGATCCGAGTGTTCCGGACCGACACCTCCGTCGTGTCCGCGGTCGACTACGGCTTGAAGACGCTGCTCTTCACGCAGTCGCCCACATCGCCCTGA